In the Borrelia turicatae 91E135 genome, one interval contains:
- a CDS encoding ABC transporter permease — MSNALIFLISETLINSQTLILAGLGGLISERCGIINIGLEGTMALGAFVGATVAYCYGSPLFAIFAGGLSGLVLSILHAIFTVFLKSDQIITGMAINFLGPSVAMLFGTFIFGSASTPPIDIKLPILFDGVLDKRSLVFQIFGKRYSLYIAIICVVLFHVMFKYTKIGLRIKASGEEPEVLESLGVNVFMIRFFCVLLSGLFAGIAGAVLSTVIASSYMQGIIGGQGFIAIVMVIFGNWQPFGILMGSFLFSFIRTLVVMMSQVSFLSLIIPLKILIILPYVVVILSLMFFSKRNYVPKALGLPYKKD, encoded by the coding sequence GTGTCAAACGCACTAATATTTCTAATTAGTGAAACGCTCATAAATTCTCAGACCTTAATTTTGGCTGGTCTTGGAGGACTTATAAGTGAGAGATGTGGAATAATCAATATTGGTCTTGAGGGCACAATGGCTCTTGGGGCATTTGTTGGTGCTACAGTTGCATATTGTTATGGTAGTCCGTTATTTGCAATTTTTGCGGGGGGGCTTTCAGGGCTTGTTCTTTCAATTCTTCATGCTATTTTTACTGTTTTTCTTAAATCAGATCAGATAATAACTGGGATGGCTATTAATTTTTTAGGACCATCTGTCGCGATGTTGTTTGGAACTTTTATTTTTGGTTCTGCTTCAACTCCTCCAATAGATATTAAGTTGCCCATACTTTTTGACGGAGTTTTGGATAAAAGGTCTCTTGTATTTCAGATTTTTGGTAAGAGATATTCACTCTATATTGCAATAATATGTGTTGTACTTTTTCATGTTATGTTTAAATATACTAAAATTGGACTTAGGATTAAGGCTAGTGGTGAGGAACCAGAAGTTTTAGAATCTCTTGGAGTTAATGTATTTATGATTAGGTTTTTTTGTGTCCTTCTAAGTGGCTTATTTGCGGGGATTGCTGGAGCAGTTCTCTCTACTGTGATTGCTTCAAGTTATATGCAAGGAATTATTGGTGGCCAAGGTTTTATTGCCATTGTTATGGTGATTTTTGGGAATTGGCAACCTTTTGGAATTTTGATGGGTAGCTTTTTGTTTTCTTTTATAAGAACTTTAGTTGTTATGATGTCCCAAGTTTCTTTTTTGTCTTTAATAATTCCTCTTAAAATATTAATCATTTTACCTTATGTTGTAGTGATTTTGAGTCTTATGTTTTTTTCAAAAAGGAATTATGTCCCTAAAGCTTTAGGTTTACCTTATAAAAAAGATTGA
- a CDS encoding methyl-accepting chemotaxis protein has translation MLKIKHRFIGFLFLCLLITILFFSLIFKFVLSSYLERYYKQLTRAQIRRAAFAVQALLDTFYIIIDGASSNLALETMSEYSFIKNGGHIFSEVELDRLRENSKIVLDAVKGNRKYRNRVYEILFNLKLDTFYEEFAFLDFEGKIIVSTRHANNIDFGQSESNTEYFKNSVKEYKKSELNFVGWYPGLTEGITGEVAIRSHYKDKKASAIVVPVYSAEDKVFLGYLVGYLLDDVIRDKLDRSRFGFYNRGNLFYLDPYNNLVNPLIEYNESSKVSDKFVSILKNALSKPPMQPLVPGQIPVYQIERAYFPEMKLYNYYAILPISSELGDNSGILVARIPYEDIYGVIYSLAFKFIVCAILGIIILVVILSVRLETVISFRLNLVRNLVKEIVQGNLDKDYVINDKYDDELGSLGLQIVKMRDAIADAIASVLKNISYVNKASVEVVNSSQNLSSSALQQASTLEEMSANIEQISSGVEMSVNHSRETERIALITNENAQIGGKAVEESVVAMQSIVEKVSVIEEIARKTNLLALNAAIEAARAGDEGKGFAVVASEIRKLADLSKESALEIGELVEENSRLATEAGLIFKDMLPEIEKTTNLVKKIFEGSYKQNDQIIQFKEALDQVGEVVQASASSSEELSSMADRMLEKAKELKQVISFFKVKDFEVDAFDKLNSGDDVLMTGDLTSLNMESNSSLGDSQDDIHGDSKVSYESINKRVDPKKAIDVVDKDLDFDEDFSDF, from the coding sequence ATGTTAAAAATTAAGCACAGGTTTATTGGTTTTTTATTTTTATGTTTGTTGATAACCATATTGTTTTTTTCTTTAATTTTTAAGTTTGTTTTGAGTAGTTATTTAGAACGTTATTATAAACAACTTACAAGAGCTCAAATAAGACGAGCCGCTTTTGCTGTGCAGGCTTTGTTAGATACATTTTATATCATAATTGATGGTGCAAGTTCTAATTTAGCTCTTGAGACTATGAGTGAATATTCGTTTATTAAAAATGGTGGGCATATTTTTTCAGAGGTTGAATTAGACAGACTTAGAGAGAATTCTAAAATAGTTCTTGATGCTGTAAAAGGGAATAGAAAATATCGAAATCGGGTATATGAGATATTGTTCAATTTAAAGCTTGATACTTTTTATGAAGAATTTGCATTTCTTGATTTTGAAGGTAAAATAATTGTTTCTACGAGACATGCCAATAATATAGATTTTGGTCAGTCTGAGTCAAATACTGAGTATTTTAAAAACTCTGTAAAAGAATATAAAAAAAGTGAATTAAATTTTGTTGGTTGGTATCCTGGTCTTACTGAAGGGATAACGGGAGAAGTTGCTATTAGATCTCACTATAAAGATAAAAAAGCTTCTGCCATAGTTGTTCCTGTATATTCAGCAGAAGATAAAGTGTTTCTTGGCTATTTGGTAGGTTATTTACTTGATGATGTGATAAGAGATAAGTTAGATAGATCTAGATTTGGTTTTTATAATAGAGGAAATTTATTCTATTTAGATCCATACAATAATCTTGTTAATCCTTTAATAGAATATAATGAGAGCTCTAAAGTTAGTGATAAATTTGTTAGTATTTTAAAGAATGCATTGTCCAAACCCCCTATGCAACCTCTTGTACCAGGCCAGATACCAGTTTATCAGATTGAGAGAGCGTATTTTCCTGAGATGAAGTTGTATAATTATTATGCCATATTGCCTATTAGTAGTGAACTTGGAGATAATAGTGGAATTCTTGTTGCCAGAATTCCTTATGAAGATATTTATGGGGTCATTTACAGTTTGGCTTTTAAATTTATTGTATGTGCTATTTTAGGCATTATTATATTGGTTGTTATTCTTTCAGTGAGGTTAGAGACAGTTATTAGCTTTAGGTTGAATTTGGTTAGAAATTTGGTAAAGGAAATAGTTCAAGGAAATTTAGATAAAGATTATGTTATTAATGATAAGTATGATGATGAGCTTGGTTCATTGGGCTTACAAATTGTTAAAATGAGAGATGCTATTGCAGATGCTATTGCAAGTGTTCTTAAGAACATTAGTTATGTTAATAAGGCAAGTGTTGAAGTTGTTAATTCAAGTCAGAATTTAAGTTCTAGTGCATTACAGCAAGCTTCAACACTTGAAGAAATGTCAGCTAACATTGAACAGATATCATCTGGAGTTGAGATGAGTGTGAATCATTCCCGAGAAACAGAACGAATTGCCTTAATTACTAATGAGAATGCTCAAATAGGGGGTAAGGCTGTTGAAGAATCTGTTGTGGCTATGCAGTCTATTGTTGAGAAAGTCAGTGTTATTGAAGAGATAGCTAGAAAAACCAATTTGCTTGCTTTAAATGCGGCTATTGAGGCTGCAAGAGCTGGGGATGAAGGCAAGGGGTTTGCTGTTGTAGCAAGTGAAATTAGAAAACTTGCTGATCTTAGCAAGGAATCTGCACTTGAAATTGGTGAATTAGTTGAAGAGAATTCTAGATTGGCAACGGAAGCTGGGTTGATATTTAAGGATATGTTACCTGAAATAGAAAAGACTACCAATCTTGTGAAGAAGATTTTTGAGGGAAGCTATAAGCAAAATGATCAAATTATACAGTTTAAAGAAGCTCTTGATCAGGTTGGAGAAGTAGTTCAAGCTTCAGCATCGAGCAGTGAAGAGCTTTCAAGTATGGCTGATAGGATGCTTGAAAAGGCTAAAGAGCTCAAACAAGTAATATCTTTTTTCAAAGTTAAAGATTTTGAGGTTGATGCTTTTGATAAACTTAATTCGGGTGATGATGTTTTGATGACTGGAGATCTTACTTCTTTGAATATGGAGAGTAATTCATCTTTAGGAGATAGTCAAGATGATATACATGGTGATTCAAAGGTAAGTTATGAGTCTATTAATAAGAGGGTAGATCCTAAGAAAGCCATTGATGTTGTCGATAAAGATTTGGATTTTGATGAGGACTTTTCAGATTTTTAG
- a CDS encoding methyl-accepting chemotaxis protein — MKLKVRILLIVSILIAIFISILFFVFGMSINSSLVAQQLDLMQNLIGNVKNSLTLYLSSMEERVKINSMYLDSSSVFESIARSKPKRIEAILDQIEILVKTGRGNNLMITNKKGEIIFTTAVKDNSDYGISVADKEYFLKLRGTSSIYNSSVLLADSGSVEEVLMRDVSKIRNKSGQIPYLLIGIPLRDHNTSDVFGYFMIFYAIDYLYNSFKGISFGALGSGRTMVFDQTGSFLIHHTWLPGDNLVNVNPYYSSVVKSTSEDLIQKNQEISLRRYVDLHGQEFVGFAQKVKCHLSNFSFIVYLRVNTNDFYYMTRLTTFILGISFVVTLVILGLVTIYLVGKLSAVLNGILSYSGRLASGDFTVSSYSLEWKTLELHGLYEDLELLRSNFSSVARGVIENLDYLYENAIQIANASQNLSSGAVEQASTLEEMTANIEQISQGVTENTDNASTTESIAVNTNEKTKEGHESVTKAIEAMEVITDKIGVIDEITRQTNLLALNASIEAARVGDKGKGFEVVAAEVRKLADQSKESAREIIDIAHKSLTVASKAGNNFEQIVPGMEKTAGLVKNITRESYNQSNQIGQFKNAIEQVSQLVQTTASSSEELSAMSERMLDSVKHLKESVDYFKIDK, encoded by the coding sequence CTGAAGCTGAAAGTTAGGATATTACTTATTGTTAGTATTCTTATAGCAATCTTTATTTCTATATTGTTTTTCGTATTTGGGATGTCGATTAATTCTAGTTTAGTAGCTCAGCAGTTAGATCTTATGCAAAATCTTATTGGAAATGTCAAAAATTCTTTAACCCTTTATCTTTCTTCAATGGAAGAGAGAGTGAAAATTAACTCAATGTATTTAGATTCTTCATCTGTATTTGAATCCATTGCTAGAAGTAAGCCTAAGAGAATAGAAGCTATTTTAGATCAAATTGAGATCTTGGTTAAAACGGGCAGAGGTAATAACCTGATGATAACCAATAAAAAAGGTGAAATAATATTTACTACTGCTGTCAAAGATAATAGTGATTATGGCATTTCTGTTGCAGATAAAGAATACTTTCTTAAGTTAAGGGGCACTAGTTCTATTTATAATTCTTCTGTGCTTTTGGCAGATTCTGGGTCTGTTGAAGAAGTTTTGATGAGGGATGTTTCTAAGATTAGGAATAAATCAGGACAAATTCCTTATTTATTAATAGGTATTCCTTTAAGAGATCATAATACCAGTGATGTTTTTGGTTATTTTATGATCTTTTATGCTATCGATTATCTTTATAATTCATTTAAAGGTATTAGTTTTGGAGCATTGGGCAGCGGTCGTACTATGGTATTTGACCAAACGGGGTCATTTCTTATTCACCATACTTGGTTGCCTGGTGATAACTTAGTTAATGTTAATCCTTACTATAGTAGTGTAGTTAAGAGTACTTCTGAGGATTTAATTCAAAAAAATCAAGAAATTAGCTTGAGGCGTTATGTTGACCTTCATGGGCAAGAATTTGTTGGGTTTGCTCAGAAAGTAAAATGCCATTTGTCTAATTTTTCGTTTATAGTATATCTAAGAGTTAATACTAATGATTTTTATTATATGACTAGACTTACCACTTTTATTTTGGGAATAAGTTTTGTAGTGACTTTAGTTATTCTTGGATTAGTTACTATTTATCTTGTAGGTAAACTCAGTGCTGTTTTAAATGGAATTTTAAGTTATTCTGGAAGACTTGCATCTGGGGATTTTACTGTTTCAAGTTATTCTTTAGAATGGAAAACGTTAGAACTTCATGGGTTATATGAAGATTTGGAGCTTTTAAGGTCTAATTTTTCATCTGTTGCCAGAGGGGTTATTGAAAACCTTGATTATCTTTATGAGAATGCAATTCAGATAGCAAATGCGAGTCAAAATTTAAGTTCTGGAGCAGTTGAACAAGCGTCTACATTAGAAGAAATGACAGCAAACATTGAGCAAATATCCCAAGGTGTTACTGAGAATACCGATAATGCTTCTACTACTGAGAGTATTGCTGTTAACACTAATGAGAAAACCAAGGAGGGACATGAATCTGTTACTAAAGCCATTGAGGCGATGGAGGTTATTACAGATAAAATAGGTGTTATTGATGAGATAACAAGGCAAACTAATTTACTTGCTCTAAATGCTTCTATTGAAGCTGCTAGAGTAGGGGATAAGGGTAAGGGATTCGAAGTTGTTGCTGCTGAGGTTAGAAAGCTTGCTGATCAAAGCAAGGAGTCTGCTAGAGAAATTATTGATATTGCACATAAAAGTTTGACTGTGGCAAGTAAAGCAGGTAATAATTTTGAGCAGATTGTTCCTGGAATGGAAAAAACGGCTGGACTTGTTAAGAATATTACTCGTGAAAGTTATAACCAAAGTAATCAAATTGGACAATTTAAGAATGCAATAGAACAAGTTAGTCAATTGGTTCAAACAACAGCATCAAGTAGTGAGGAACTTTCAGCAATGTCTGAGAGAATGTTAGATAGTGTTAAACATTTAAAGGAATCAGTAGATTACTTTAAGATTGATAAGTAA
- the mnmA gene encoding tRNA 2-thiouridine(34) synthase MnmA, whose protein sequence is MQIAVLLSGGVDSSVALYIMIQKGYKNIKCYYLKIWLEDELSYIGECPWKEDINYVEAVCKKFNVPYEIISLQDEYYKRVVTYAIEELKIGNTPSPDIFCNQRIKFGAFFDKINEHYDLIVTGHYAKIENKNDHYILKQAKDKIKDQSYFLSHLSRKQISKLHFPLGDLLKTEIRQIAQKIDLPNKNRKDSQGICFLGKIKYDEFIKYHLGELKGNIIEQETGKILGTHNGYWFFTIGQRKGIKLSHGPWFVTEKDIQNNIIYISNSINYLKQGKQQFLVHKTNWINKPLNNGDLSAKIRHGEKKIKCKIEMLKNDIIKVDLEEKDYGISPGQFCIFYQEDECLGGAKILKTLT, encoded by the coding sequence ATGCAAATAGCAGTACTTCTATCTGGTGGAGTAGACAGCTCTGTGGCTCTTTATATAATGATACAAAAAGGATATAAAAATATAAAGTGTTATTATCTAAAAATTTGGCTTGAAGACGAACTTTCCTACATAGGAGAGTGCCCTTGGAAAGAAGATATTAATTATGTAGAGGCTGTGTGTAAAAAATTTAATGTACCATATGAAATCATCAGCTTACAAGATGAGTATTACAAGAGAGTAGTAACTTATGCTATCGAAGAATTAAAAATTGGTAATACCCCAAGTCCAGATATATTTTGTAATCAAAGAATAAAATTTGGGGCATTCTTTGACAAGATAAACGAACATTATGATTTAATTGTCACAGGACACTACGCCAAAATAGAAAACAAAAATGATCACTACATACTTAAACAAGCCAAAGATAAAATAAAAGATCAAAGCTATTTTCTGTCTCATCTCTCTAGAAAACAAATATCAAAACTGCATTTTCCATTAGGAGACCTATTAAAAACTGAAATAAGACAAATAGCACAAAAAATAGATTTGCCCAATAAAAACAGAAAAGACAGTCAGGGAATCTGTTTTCTTGGCAAAATCAAATATGATGAATTTATAAAATATCATTTAGGGGAACTTAAAGGTAATATCATCGAACAAGAAACAGGCAAAATACTTGGAACACATAATGGATATTGGTTTTTTACAATTGGACAAAGAAAAGGTATCAAACTCAGTCATGGCCCATGGTTTGTCACAGAAAAGGATATTCAAAATAACATCATTTATATCTCAAACAGTATAAATTACCTGAAACAAGGGAAGCAACAATTTTTAGTTCACAAAACAAACTGGATAAACAAGCCATTAAACAATGGGGACTTAAGTGCCAAAATAAGACATGGAGAAAAAAAAATAAAATGCAAAATAGAAATGTTAAAAAATGATATTATAAAAGTTGATCTAGAGGAAAAAGATTACGGAATTTCACCGGGACAATTTTGCATATTTTATCAAGAAGATGAATGCTTAGGCGGAGCTAAAATCCTTAAAACACTAACATAA
- a CDS encoding hydroxymethylglutaryl-CoA synthase translates to MKVGISDIRVFLPLNCLNLHVLLDNSLYNSDEKFFKKFNRAIDATLQKAFRFTSPNEDSVTMASSAVKLIFDNNNLELDKMRVFLGGTETGVDYSKSISSYVYGALKLAGINLSNNFLTFQVQHACAGSALSLHSAASILSHSEKFEYGIVFSSDIAHYSNLTTAEITQGAGATAVLIEQNPKVVSINLSEFGVYTDDVDDFFRPFGSLEAKVKGRYSIDCYNKANEEALANFAYKKNMSIKDLFSKYRFILHVPFAQMPIDSMHYVLKKYYSEDESERNAYLESIDFYDSVEASKEVGNLYTGSIFLSLMSYLKRVFAKKDISGEKILFCSYGSGNIMVIYELTVEENAHCVVKTWDIDKMLSVRHDANFDEYRDFFENRIVPGESQGFYLKEIREDGYRVYGYRA, encoded by the coding sequence ATGAAAGTAGGTATTAGTGATATTAGAGTTTTTTTGCCTTTAAATTGTTTAAACTTACATGTTCTTTTAGACAATTCTTTATATAATTCTGATGAAAAATTTTTTAAGAAATTTAATAGAGCAATTGATGCAACCCTTCAGAAAGCATTTAGATTTACAAGTCCTAATGAAGACAGTGTTACAATGGCTAGCTCTGCTGTTAAGCTAATTTTTGATAATAATAATCTTGAGTTAGATAAAATGAGAGTATTTTTAGGTGGAACTGAGACGGGTGTAGATTATTCAAAGTCAATTTCATCTTATGTCTATGGAGCTTTGAAGTTAGCTGGTATTAATTTATCAAATAATTTCTTAACTTTTCAGGTCCAACATGCATGTGCAGGTTCTGCACTTTCTTTGCACAGTGCTGCAAGTATTTTAAGTCATTCAGAGAAATTTGAATATGGAATAGTATTTTCTAGTGATATCGCACATTATAGTAATCTTACTACAGCAGAGATTACTCAAGGGGCTGGAGCAACAGCAGTTCTTATTGAGCAAAATCCAAAAGTTGTATCTATTAATTTGTCTGAGTTTGGGGTTTATACTGATGATGTTGATGATTTTTTTAGACCATTTGGAAGTCTTGAGGCTAAGGTAAAAGGGCGTTATTCTATTGACTGCTATAATAAGGCAAATGAAGAGGCTTTAGCAAATTTTGCATATAAAAAAAATATGAGTATTAAGGATTTATTTTCTAAATATAGGTTTATTTTACATGTACCTTTTGCACAAATGCCTATAGACTCAATGCATTATGTTTTAAAAAAATATTATAGTGAAGATGAATCTGAGCGAAATGCTTATTTAGAATCAATAGACTTTTATGATTCTGTTGAAGCTTCTAAGGAAGTGGGAAATTTATATACAGGATCAATATTTTTATCTTTAATGTCTTATTTGAAGCGAGTATTTGCAAAAAAGGATATTAGTGGTGAGAAGATACTTTTTTGTTCTTATGGGTCTGGTAATATTATGGTTATTTATGAGCTTACAGTTGAAGAGAATGCTCATTGTGTTGTTAAGACCTGGGATATTGATAAAATGCTTTCAGTACGACATGATGCAAATTTTGATGAGTATAGGGATTTTTTTGAAAATAGGATTGTTCCAGGTGAATCCCAAGGGTTTTATTTAAAAGAAATTAGAGAGGATGGATACCGGGTTTATGGGTATCGAGCCTAA
- the fni gene encoding type 2 isopentenyl-diphosphate Delta-isomerase yields the protein MGIEPNILNNKKRQIEICLDKEDVSKSDNLLNFVNLKHDALSELDFCEIDTRESIFGYDIAMPIFISSMTGGVKEGNKLNKSLVKIANDLRIPMSLGSFKLIFKYPEYIKDFYLRKYAHNIPLFSNIGATQLREFGIFEIIEMNKRLEVDAIIVHLNSGQELMNLRGERSFRGIKDSIARICSVSNIPVIVKETGFGISPDSVISLLDLGVSYVDLAGSGGTNWVLVEGIKEENLDIASCFANWGISSVLTLLSIKDFFKDKVFASGGYETGMDIAKGIALGAKLVGIAAAILRAFYAGGENALYNLLKGYEYVLKMSMLLSNSKDLAQFRLNKYFLSHPLPFNVKSFKDFYET from the coding sequence ATGGGTATCGAGCCTAATATATTAAATAATAAAAAACGACAAATTGAAATTTGTTTAGATAAAGAGGATGTTAGTAAAAGTGATAATCTTTTAAATTTTGTTAATTTAAAGCATGATGCACTTAGTGAGCTTGATTTTTGTGAGATAGATACGAGAGAGAGTATATTTGGCTATGATATTGCCATGCCCATTTTTATCTCATCAATGACAGGAGGCGTCAAAGAGGGTAATAAGCTGAATAAGTCTCTTGTTAAGATTGCAAATGATTTAAGAATTCCAATGAGTCTGGGATCCTTTAAGCTTATATTTAAATATCCTGAATATATTAAAGATTTTTACTTAAGGAAGTATGCTCATAATATTCCTTTATTTTCAAATATTGGTGCTACTCAGTTAAGAGAATTTGGGATTTTTGAAATAATTGAAATGAATAAGAGACTTGAGGTTGATGCCATAATTGTACATTTGAATTCAGGTCAAGAATTAATGAATTTAAGAGGCGAGAGAAGTTTTAGAGGAATTAAAGACTCAATTGCGAGGATTTGCTCTGTATCAAATATTCCAGTTATTGTTAAAGAAACGGGCTTTGGAATTTCTCCCGATTCTGTTATCAGCTTGCTAGATCTTGGGGTTTCTTATGTTGATCTTGCTGGTAGTGGTGGAACTAACTGGGTTTTGGTTGAAGGAATTAAAGAGGAAAATTTGGATATTGCGTCTTGTTTTGCTAACTGGGGCATATCGTCGGTTTTAACATTACTTAGTATTAAAGATTTTTTTAAAGATAAAGTTTTTGCATCGGGAGGATATGAGACTGGAATGGATATTGCCAAAGGTATTGCGCTTGGGGCTAAGTTGGTAGGCATCGCAGCAGCCATTCTCAGGGCTTTTTATGCGGGAGGTGAGAATGCTTTATATAACCTTTTAAAAGGTTATGAATATGTTTTAAAGATGTCTATGCTTTTAAGTAATAGTAAGGATTTGGCACAGTTTAGGTTAAATAAATATTTTTTAAGTCATCCGTTGCCTTTTAATGTTAAGAGCTTTAAAGATTTTTATGAGACTTAG
- a CDS encoding hydroxymethylglutaryl-CoA reductase, degradative, with product MRLSENFRSKSILEKKREIKSLLKLNLCDFFYDSADEDFLCHMIENYVGYLSLPIGIVKNLKVNGKYYTVPIATEEPSVIAALNFSSKILEHANLSYSVGEVLGIAQVYIKTDKDLSDMCLGLFKKIDLWSKPLLHNMERRGGGFRKLSTKFIKEIGIQKLNIYVDVCDAMGSNLLNSVAERVAHHITLEFGYECVLKILSNDSNDFAIKANFKLNVNDLLKDSEESLVLAQNISLISKIGFFEEDRAVTNNKGIMNGITGLCVATLNDTRALEACIHKFASRSGIYLPLSKFYISDENLIGEIELPLQVGIKGGSAGSHEAAILSFKIMGIDCKKEFMGVLSCVGLASNFAALRALAFDGIQRGHMKLHVNKILYLLERDYNISSDERGKILFKMSESGIYSLDFALKILGDLRA from the coding sequence ATGAGACTTAGTGAGAATTTTAGAAGTAAAAGTATTTTAGAGAAAAAACGAGAGATAAAGAGTCTTTTGAAATTGAATCTTTGTGATTTTTTTTATGATTCTGCTGATGAAGATTTTCTTTGTCACATGATAGAGAATTATGTTGGTTATTTATCCTTACCCATTGGTATTGTGAAGAATTTAAAGGTAAATGGCAAGTATTATACTGTACCTATTGCTACGGAAGAACCTTCAGTTATTGCCGCATTAAATTTTTCATCTAAGATTCTTGAGCATGCTAATTTAAGTTATTCTGTGGGTGAGGTGTTAGGCATTGCTCAAGTTTATATAAAGACAGATAAAGACTTAAGTGATATGTGTCTTGGTCTTTTTAAAAAGATTGATCTTTGGTCTAAGCCTCTTTTGCATAATATGGAGCGTAGAGGTGGCGGATTTAGAAAACTTTCAACTAAGTTTATTAAGGAAATTGGTATTCAAAAATTAAATATCTATGTAGATGTTTGTGATGCTATGGGTTCAAATTTGCTAAATTCAGTAGCTGAGAGAGTGGCTCATCATATTACTTTAGAGTTTGGGTATGAGTGTGTTTTAAAAATTTTAAGTAATGATTCGAATGATTTTGCTATAAAAGCTAATTTTAAATTGAATGTTAATGATTTGCTTAAAGATAGTGAAGAATCTTTGGTTTTGGCTCAAAATATTTCACTTATTTCTAAGATAGGATTTTTTGAAGAGGACCGTGCTGTTACTAATAACAAAGGTATTATGAATGGCATAACAGGTTTATGTGTTGCTACACTTAATGATACAAGGGCTCTTGAGGCATGCATACATAAATTTGCTTCAAGAAGTGGTATATATTTACCTCTTAGTAAATTTTATATTTCTGATGAAAATTTGATTGGAGAGATTGAATTGCCTTTACAGGTTGGTATTAAAGGTGGTTCGGCTGGTTCTCATGAAGCGGCTATATTGAGCTTTAAGATTATGGGGATTGATTGCAAAAAAGAGTTTATGGGTGTTCTCTCTTGTGTTGGCCTGGCAAGTAATTTTGCGGCTTTAAGAGCACTTGCTTTTGATGGAATTCAGAGAGGACATATGAAGCTGCATGTTAATAAAATTTTATATCTTCTTGAAAGAGATTATAATATTTCTAGTGATGAGAGAGGAAAAATATTATTTAAAATGAGTGAGAGTGGAATTTATTCCCTTGATTTTGCTCTTAAAATTTTAGGAGATTTGAGAGCGTAG
- the mvaD gene encoding diphosphomevalonate decarboxylase, with protein MKIRCKVNPSLALIKYWGKRDKFLNIPATSSIAVSVDKFYSISELELSCKDEIILNSRVVVLSDREINFFNHARKILNKPNVGFRVISENNFPTSAGLASSSSGFASIAACILRYFNQYSHQKASQLARIGSASASRAIYGGFTLLKEGAKSSFQLDSFNCFSDLCIIFAIVDGRKKEISSRVAMEICKQDKFYWDAWIESSRNIFKEALYFFLKGDFNGFGLKIVKSYQCMFSLMLSSSIIYFKSNTIELIKYIADLRSKGVPVFETMDAGPQVKVLCLKKDLELILTRLTSNFRDVNFVVSKIGSGLEWI; from the coding sequence GTGAAGATTAGATGTAAGGTAAATCCTAGTCTGGCATTAATTAAGTATTGGGGGAAGAGAGATAAATTTTTAAATATTCCAGCTACTTCAAGCATTGCTGTAAGTGTTGATAAATTTTATTCAATCAGTGAACTTGAATTGTCATGTAAGGATGAAATAATTTTAAATTCAAGGGTTGTTGTATTGAGCGATAGAGAAATAAATTTTTTTAACCATGCAAGAAAAATCTTAAATAAGCCAAATGTTGGGTTTAGGGTAATTAGTGAAAATAATTTTCCAACATCAGCAGGACTTGCAAGTTCAAGCTCTGGTTTTGCATCTATTGCTGCTTGTATTTTAAGATATTTTAATCAATATTCACATCAAAAAGCTTCACAGCTTGCAAGAATAGGTTCAGCATCAGCATCAAGAGCTATTTATGGTGGATTTACCTTGTTAAAGGAAGGTGCAAAGAGTTCATTTCAGCTGGATAGTTTTAATTGTTTTAGTGATTTGTGCATAATATTTGCTATAGTTGATGGCAGAAAAAAAGAGATTTCTTCAAGGGTTGCCATGGAGATTTGCAAGCAAGATAAATTTTATTGGGATGCTTGGATTGAGTCAAGTCGGAATATCTTTAAAGAAGCTTTATATTTTTTTTTAAAAGGAGATTTTAATGGATTTGGTCTTAAAATTGTAAAGAGTTATCAGTGTATGTTTTCTTTAATGTTATCATCTTCCATTATTTATTTTAAAAGTAATACTATAGAGTTAATCAAGTATATTGCCGATCTTAGAAGTAAAGGTGTTCCTGTTTTTGAAACGATGGATGCTGGGCCGCAGGTTAAGGTGTTGTGTTTAAAAAAAGATTTGGAATTAATTTTGACTAGACTTACTAGCAATTTTAGAGATGTTAATTTTGTTGTTTCAAAAATTGGAAGTGGTTTAGAATGGATATAA